Below is a genomic region from Diabrotica undecimpunctata isolate CICGRU chromosome 7, icDiaUnde3, whole genome shotgun sequence.
tttaaatacttatatttACGGATATTATCCCTTGTGAATAAAGAAttttacaaagtaaattaaaacaacaaagtgaaaataaatttaaaaataccgTACGAAAAAGATTTGCCACAAAAGCGTAACAGATTAAGAGATACATAAATATTACAGCGACATTCAAACATTCAAACTAttcaagcgactaatttttgcgGTTAAGACGCGAAAGTCACTAACACTTGGCCGTAAAATCATTGTAGCGCAAATCCAGCAGCTTAATAACTGGAAGTTTGAGGATCTTTTAAGATTCAATTTTTAGTTAGCCAGATGTGTATGCCCCTTAGATCACTAAAGTCAGGCTGATAAAGACTCTTCTGTAAATATTGTCTATTAGTTTATTTGTATAGATTTGCCATTGTGtatcttttcatttgtttttatgACTTTATTTTCGTCAGTGTTAAACCTCATATCTTGCAGCATCTTTAGTAGCACAAAATAGCATCTTTAGTAGCTTTGGTTCTACAAAAGTTTCTTTACTAACAAGCTTACTTGATCGTTCACTTGCACATCCTCATGCCTCGGCGCTCATCTTAAAGACATCCTATTATCTTGTGCCAGTTTCATAAACAGAATTTCTTAAGTGGCCCCTTGCCTGATTAGATTTACAAAATCATAACAGGATGAAAATAAACCtcataacaggattaaaagaatgTGTCACAAGACTATCTCATCTAGAGATCTACAATTGAATATTTACCATtaggaagatcttcaattgttaaaaactATCTTGATTGAGAACTCTTATCCTTCGCATATGCTACACAGGATGCTCTTTTCTAATATGGTTAATCTAATATCGTTTTTTGCTATATCTCAGAACGTTGTTTCTAACAATcataattatgtattattattcaCGGCGCTGCATACGATctttaacacctaaattaatacaaattcTAGAACCTCAAAATCATTGTATCTTTATACTCAAAGACCAAATATCCTCTGGATAAGTTAGAGAAAACTAATGTAGTGCACAGCACAGTGGCGGATACACGGGGGCGGAATAAGGAACAATCCTTATTCCAACAACCCTCCCCCCAACAAggtccaaaattaaaaaaaaaattgttgaaacataaaaatatattagttgACATGAAACTTAAACCACATACAGACAAATTCAACTTAATAAGAAAAATTAAGGGAACTTAATGTCTTTTATGTAGCTTGGGATTTTTTTTTATGCCTTTTGGTTAGTGTATCATTGGAAGTTACAATTATTGTACTCAGTGAGGCTGTGTATATTGGTGAAACTGAGAGGAATATGTCAAATCGTATTATTTCCCACAAAAGGTAGAAATAAAGAAATCATCTtatgctttggcagagcatgtaattgACAAAGATCATACCATGGACTTTGTTAACATTCAAATTTTTTGCAATGAAGGTGACAAATTCAGAACCTTTTTAAAAATGGTAAGTAtaagcaaaagtgataataaattttaaattcagaGTCTAAATAAATTTATAACTACATTATTTCTGTATAAGTCATTCATAAAATTACATTCTTTTGAGCATTTGTGAATTAGAGAAAAAAAATTCggattatatacatattttttaaattttcacgttggcaatataattgtcgaAAACAAATTACACTACAACCTACTTGTATAATAATTCTCTCATTCCCAAAGTTGGCTTTTATTACGGTTTTTTTGTATTCCTTTTTCTTCTATGGGTTGCTatcttaatttgtttataatgattttggtaaaatttgaatttttcaaataattattttaaaaaatgtggaAAGGGAATCATTTATTTTGCCTTTAGAAGGttttcttattatatttttaacatttagatCAATACATCAATTAGGAAATGAAGCACTAAACCTACCAGTATTCCGCAGCAAGATGAATTGCTgtgcaactttttgtattcgaTTCGGAAAAGTGTCCGGAAAATTTTTGAATACAATTTATGGTGGTAAAATTAAAATTgcattttttgcataaaaaaactGCATTTCCAAAGTTCgtagaaaatgaaaaattggcatctaagaaaatatcagaagaaaatgtaacaggCATGAGTTATATTTTGCTACTCGGGCGATTTTGAAGTCGCTGAACAcaaatatgataacgacgatgaTCCTCGAGCTACCAGGTGCCCCTGGTGGACCTCGTCTTCTAGAGTTTTATGgtatttttattcgaaatcagTCGAAAGTCATTACTCGTGGTTTTTAAGGTCGATGCCACGATTATTATAACAGCAATggcatttttttttcatttctctaTATTTCactatgacatttctctattggaatatattcattgtaactgggttaagactttgccttgcAGGCGGTGGCTATagagggatgaagttgtaatttttttcggaaaaattaacgatcgataatatggctgaaaatttgcccagagtaagatcttggtataactagacgaaatcccaaagggcggacgcgagagtggatacataaggagtggcggacaggggtgaaattgcaattttttggggaaaaattaacgataagtaatatgtccgccattttcatggctcattatttagcccctaaaaactctaaatccaaaagagcggacagctgggttggtacagagagccataaaacggggtcaaatgtaccacttgcctgcgcattttaggtttcggtaacaattttcaaactgattttattatgatatttttataccgattgatttgaaaatttgtatgctcacttctgttactattctgaaaagagtcaagtagagttttcctcaaaattttccaaaaaaatttccgtaaatgaaaattttcgtaattttttgaggtaaaatctaatttgtagaatcctttcgattttctgtcagttttaccatgatttttttccaaaaattttcaaacgatttttccgataagaaaacaaaaattagaaaaacttcgtcatttttctcactctcattgatgtcatcacattcatcatcttcgtcactttcactttcaataatatcacttcattttcaatcactacttctcgaactgattctggcatctgaggtccactaaaccatatgaatttatatgtttcatcttcaaactcccaatcatgttcttcaacaatcaattcccaatcatgttcttcaacaatcaattctgttggtacttttttatgagcatttgtccaaatatttgaaatataatgggctcgcagtagatgttggtgtaattcatcttgacatggtggtaagcttgaagcatcgaaattttttagtttttttttaaaaggctcgttcacatcatgcaacttatactgccggttaaatagtgaaaatctgacatcgtttacttttctttttggaattgttctcgtcagtcctgttccatataaatgacatatgaaagtttctaaagtttcaaaaacttcattacaatcgaagtcggtttcaccaagttggataaaagcatcttgatacttattacatttagcgcatgcgtctagaattactgatctaaatggaacgcgcatcattattattttaatattttaaaataataatgatgcaaaattaatgtccaaaaagaatttgttaaattataattaactaatgaaaaaaaaattcaatcaatttgaaagttaaaaaaaatattaaaaaatatcttcaaaataaatttcaaaacttaaaaaattgataattccactattaaatttatttttattaataattatttgtaaaatgttaaaggaattctacaaactgaattttacctattggtaaatagaaataatatattttgtatttgattattaatgtaataataaattaaatttttcttatatctgaacaaccattatttatgcaatataaatttaaaaacctttttattgtaatagaaaataagtaaaattactatttgttataccaaaaatatttaatagttaacattataacattactttaatttaataaaatatcaaatatcaaacatttattcaattaaaaattaattcgtaaaatatttatatttaagaaaaaaatgtaatttgtAAAGTAagtatgactttagtttgaaaaaaaaacataatcataatatcattttaaaactacaaaatattctataaaatattcatacgatgacgtagagttttatcaaaggttttagaaaagtttttctaaatttttttttcttatcggaaaaatcgtttgaaaatttttggaaaaaaatcatggtataactgacagaaaatcgaaaggattctacaaattagattttacctcaaaaaattacgaaaattttcatttacggaaatttttttggaaaattttgaggaaaactccacttgacgcttttcagaatagtaacagaagtgagcatacaaattttcaaatcaataggtataaaaatatcataataaaatcagtttgaaaattgttaccgagacctaaaatgcgcaggcaagtggtacatttgaacccgttttgtggctctctgtaccaacccagctgtccgtccttttggatttaaagtttttaggggctaaataatgagccatggcggacatattacttatcggtaatttttccccaaaaaattgcaacttcacccctgtccgccaccccttatgtatcccaccactctcgcgtccgccctttgggatttcgtctagttataccaagatcttactctgggcaaattttcagccatattatcgatcgttaattttccgaaaaaaattacaacttcatccctgtacagccaccccctgtaccacgaggggcgtccgcctgtaaggcaccagttacaatgaatatattccaatatagaaatgtcatattactgatcagttcaaaatttcggctctatctcttggactataaggaagcgataagtggtttgacagcataataactgcttgtgtagtctagttttcacagtgattctaggcaacctatttgggtggagttttaacttgttcttgaatgaattcagaatccagcagcccgctgaagtattggttttttataatataattattttacaaCCTTTTGTTgcccaaccacctagagcggagttgagccgaaatacattgatttcgtatgttccgttttaaattcgttcaatctgtatatatatatatatatatatatatatatatatatatatatatatatatatatatatatatatatatatatatatatatatcgatagaTAGATTATTACAACCGTAGAAAACACTCACAGAGACGCCAATGTAATGCTTAATAAAGTTTTGTTAAGAAACCTGTTTTTAAATAACACAATccttaatacaaattttattttaatttcccaTCCCCAGAACGATTTCCCACCTGAAAACTAAAACGTTAAACAATCAGTTGTTTACGATTTGTTTCAATAAGATATTAGTAAAACACTTTTATAACGATTTTACAGGAAAATTTTGtaattaattcaaaatatttatttaccttTTTTAGGTTGCATACCAAGTTTTATCACAGGACTGATCATAGCGTGGCCGTCACCTTCAATACCAAAAATAGTGAATGATAAAGGTAACTACGACATAACAGAAGAAGAAGCTTCTTACTTTAGTTTTCTTAATGCCACTGGACCAGTATTACTGTCAGTATTTATATCGAAACTTTGCGATACTTTGGGGCGAAAAAAAACGTTAATGTTATCAGCCATACCTCATGCTATAACGTGGATTATGAAGGCTTTTTGTACGAATATTAATGCACTTTATGCAGCAAGAGCTTTGGGAAGTTTGGGTGATACTTTCATGTATAACTCGTTGCCTATGTATATAGGAGAAGTGTGTACTCCAAGGGTTCGAGGGGTTTGGGGCAATGGTCTTATATGCGCCCTCTATCTAGGTCTATTTACGATTAACACCATTGGAGCTTACTGCTCTATAAAACTAACAGCACTAATATGCTTAGTTTTTCCAATagtcttcttcattcttttctgTTTTATGCCAGAATCCCCATATTACTACACCATTAAAGGTAACGACGAAGCTGCTAAAGAATCACTAAAATGGTTAAGAGGCAGCGACAATATCGAAGAAGAATTTGCTAAACTTAAAGACAACGTAAACAAACAAATGGCTGAGCCTAGTTCCTGGAAAGATGTTCTGACGGTAGAAAGCAATAGAAAAGCTTGTTTGGCTGGTGTATTTTTAAGAGTGTCTCAAAACTTTTGTGGCCTTTTAGCGTTTTCGGTGTATGCGCAATACATCTTTGAAAATGCTGGTGACATCATAGACCCTAAAGtttcttctattttatatacAGGACTCTCATTTTTATGTTATATAATAGCATCGAATTTTTCTGACAAGTTGGGAAGAAGATTGTCATATATAACATCCATCAGTCTTACTACAATCCCTTTATTTGTCATAGCTATTTACTTTGTTATAAAAGAATATGCTCCTCAACTGCACATTACCAATTACGACTTCCTTCCTCTCGTTTGTATGATAGTGTATATTATTTTAGCTTCTTTTGGAACAGGTCTTGTTCCCACATTAATGCTCGGGGAACTCTTTGCAGCTAATgttaaagtcaaaagtttaaGCATAGTTACCACATTCTTCTCTTTATCATTCTGCGCAGCAAATAATCTCTTCTATTATATTTCCAAGTATTGCGGTATTTTTGGAccgttttttatttttggtggCTGTAATATAGTGTCAGCCATTGCTGCTGCAGTAATTATACCGGAAACTAGAGGTAAAACGTTGGAAGAGATTCAGCATCAACTAAAGAAAAAAGGACAAAATAGTAATGCAGCATGATAAACAGACGT
It encodes:
- the LOC140446248 gene encoding trehalose transporter 1-like protein isoform X2 translates to MSYEKCALLEKPDCKDFPQKLAIIIGCIPSFITGLIIAWPSPSIPKIVNDKGNYDITEEEASYFSFLNATGPVLLSVFISKLCDTLGRKKTLMLSAIPHAITWIMKAFCTNINALYAARALGSLGDTFMYNSLPMYIGEVCTPRVRGVWGNGLICALYLGLFTINTIGAYCSIKLTALICLVFPIVFFILFCFMPESPYYYTIKGNDEAAKESLKWLRGSDNIEEEFAKLKDNVNKQMAEPSSWKDVLTVESNRKACLAGVFLRVSQNFCGLLAFSVYAQYIFENAGDIIDPKVSSILYTGLSFLCYIIASNFSDKLGRRLSYITSISLTTIPLFVIAIYFVIKEYAPQLHITNYDFLPLVCMIVYIILASFGTGLVPTLMLGELFAANVKVKSLSIVTTFFSLSFCAANNLFYYISKYCGIFGPFFIFGGCNIVSAIAAAVIIPETRGKTLEEIQHQLKKKGQNSNAA
- the LOC140446248 gene encoding trehalose transporter 1-like protein isoform X1: MFGTKFIINKVVDHSELPQIVAIVISCIPSFITGLIIAWPSPSIPKIVNDKGNYDITEEEASYFSFLNATGPVLLSVFISKLCDTLGRKKTLMLSAIPHAITWIMKAFCTNINALYAARALGSLGDTFMYNSLPMYIGEVCTPRVRGVWGNGLICALYLGLFTINTIGAYCSIKLTALICLVFPIVFFILFCFMPESPYYYTIKGNDEAAKESLKWLRGSDNIEEEFAKLKDNVNKQMAEPSSWKDVLTVESNRKACLAGVFLRVSQNFCGLLAFSVYAQYIFENAGDIIDPKVSSILYTGLSFLCYIIASNFSDKLGRRLSYITSISLTTIPLFVIAIYFVIKEYAPQLHITNYDFLPLVCMIVYIILASFGTGLVPTLMLGELFAANVKVKSLSIVTTFFSLSFCAANNLFYYISKYCGIFGPFFIFGGCNIVSAIAAAVIIPETRGKTLEEIQHQLKKKGQNSNAA